CCGCGCCTAGCTCGAGTAATCGATAGGCCCGAGCATCAGGTCCGACACTGGCTGCGCTACGACGCCTGCTTCAACGCCGAAGCCGCACGCTGGATTTTCCTCTCCGGGCTGGAGGCGACTGGCAATTATTGGGCGGCGGTCGGCATCTACCACAGTCCCACTGCGTGGCGGCAGCGCAGTTATGCCTCCAAGGTCGCCACCCACATGCGCAAGTTATACGGCAGAGATGTGTTCGCGCCCCGTAGTTCGGAACGAAAGAGGTAGAGTGGATGAGGCCGTGAGCGCGGTCGGCAGTGGCGCCGGACCGGATCGTACACGGCTCCACTGTGCGGCTATGAATGCCCTCGATCCTCCAATGGGCTCGTCCGGCAATCGGGAGGCGTAGAAATAATCAGCATCAGGGCGGGCAGGCTCATGTCACTTTGGTCAGCAACGGGCGCGGACTAGCATATGTTCCTGCCATCCAGCACGGCACCCTGGCCTCCGGCCCGGCCCAAGGGCGCCTGTGTCAGGCGGCCTCGGCCTCGGCGGGCGTCCATGACGGGAATGGATCCCTCAGGCCCATCCAGAGTTCCGGGGTGAACGTGCGGACCGGCATCAGGCATTCATCGAGCCGGGGCCGGATGCGGGCTTCGTCCATGCCGATCCCGATGAACACCAGTTCTTGCCGCCGGTCGCCCCACACATTGTCCCAGTGGGCCGCGACAAACCGCTCGAAGCGATCATCATCGGGCCATTGGTTTTTGGGAATGCTCGCCCACCAGCACCCCATGCGCGAGGTCATCGTCTGCGAGCCAGCAACGGCCAGCTCGCCCACCC
This genomic window from Caenibius tardaugens NBRC 16725 contains:
- a CDS encoding GTP-binding protein, which encodes MPLDAILDTGLFDEEKAAQHPLWAKELYGYASHQPETEEYGIESFVYRARAPFDPAKLHAFLVTDGLDNVVRAKGHFWLATRPEWVGELAVAGSQTMTSRMGCWWASIPKNQWPDDDRFERFVAAHWDNVWGDRRQELVFIGIGMDEARIRPRLDECLMPVRTFTPELWMGLRDPFPSWTPAEAEAA